Part of the Mauremys mutica isolate MM-2020 ecotype Southern chromosome 1, ASM2049712v1, whole genome shotgun sequence genome is shown below.
ttcaaccctactgcctgtcaatagtgaaagcatgcagcacatgtcagcgtaatggacctgctccgcctcttaacaaaattaagggtggaagacctccgcctgctgctccatttcaacatcttcaaattgactttgcagatatgccaaaggcttttgggaaaaagcacttccttgttttggtttgccctctgacttcatgggtcgaagcttttcctactgctaattgtactgctgccacagtggcgaagatcctccttagagacattgtaccccgttttggcatccctctcatacttgactcagatcgcggaccccactttactggtaatgtccttggccgtttagaacaaggactgggcatttcacactcctttcatacaccctaccacccccagtctagcgggaaagttgagcgtatgaatagggagcttaagcttacattggctaaatactgtcaggaaacagggttaaagtggcctcaggtacttcccttggtcctgtttcaccttcgtactcgcccaacccgcgTATTGGGATTATCcgcctttgaactgctctatggacaccccccctTTCAAAGGCAGGGCGCTACCatgtgctgatgtttcactattgggaggggatcatatgaccgcgtgccagtttctctccctacaggctcgcctccgtaccctttggaaagcctcgcagttttcccagaccgtgccactagaagaacagatccacccgttccaaccaggggacttcgtctgggccagaAAGCagaaagttcgttcgtggcgacaccctccagccgaggtttaatggaccccaccaggttcttttaacaacccagactgcagtgttcctggaaggacgcaaatcccggacgagcccccaaattagaaagttcgttcgtggcgacaccctccagccgaggtttactggaccccaccaggttcttttaacaacccagactgcagtgttcctggaaggacgcaaatcctggatccaccactcccacgtcaagccagccgtagtggaccacagtgacggaccagcagctcttgccaccactgaggacactgcctctgaccagtggaccagcttacctctttcagacatcagacttaaattgactcgaaaaaaatgagaggaccttttattctgacaactgtatgttttttatcatgcctttttagtttattttctgcttatgaagataatgcttttattagatattcccacgaggttaaaactcgtattttaggaaatagaagtaattgctgggtatgtactcaatttccagtaaatgcagaacagggactccccttcacacccattcccctgaccactgctaatatgacttggatgccaccggctagagtaaaagatccagtccaacacaatccagtccaacacaaaacaggagtgccaattaacagatatctcagggtaaccaatcagacaggatcactgtgttttgttaaagaaaaggggtcaacttttgtgggagcaagtaaatgcaacatgtattttaatggcaccgcctttagtaaaaatcttggcttcaagccttgcgcatcccacttatcccatatgtggatcccccacaagccttcagagtcagcttttaagaaaccctgctcagatcacgagggtgtccaactaattgttaagggatatacgattgccttctacaactgctcaagcagtactacactgcactttgaaaacaccactaccaaattgtgcctctgcggttcgcacaacgacccctctgcgttaccaggggaacagtggtccaacgggtggtgggttacctcctactttgagaaatggaatacccgaaacgcaatgtatggaacatactgggcgtgcgggcccaaagcttattactttctctcccctgattgggcagggtcatgttatttagcgtggctcacaccgccttctcgcatctccctcaccccccccccattttccccacattcgtaacatccgtgaaaccttcagagatattaatatccgtgatggtttgtcgtggcagcggtgggctggtctcattagcttgaggggtggtgtcatccgtctacagggactactagaatctttaaccaatgaaactgcgactctatttgagaatcaggccggggaaatgtcccagctgcgccagttagctttgcaaaaccgaatggctttagacataatgttagcagcccaaggaggaacttgcgccctcataaatgaagaatgctgtgtttttgtaaacgacacctaccctgacacttttcaacgtaccaaacatctaagggaaatggctaagaactactcctctggccagccaccttatgattggtggggagccttatggaattggctgcctggatttgggtgggttaaaaaactcttggtgggtattgttggggccatagtaatccttataatactgtgttgctgtattcagtgtgtcccctccctcataaactcatgtaggtcagtttattcttttcctacttcagccaaaggccttactctcttcgagttggcccaggctgaaattgccaagcggcccttggctccttaaaatggggtgtagcttttggtaaatagttatcccaaagctacaaatggaggaatgttgagtctgaactttttatgagtttaaacttaacccagacttgatgtctctatctgaaacttttaatcaaagctctgacctgcgaactactcatgacacccccctccccttaagtagccatctccccctttgtcttttctaatttacattttaacctgttttatcctgtagaatcttgtttgattatgcatgaccattatgatctgttaatcactttgtttacttctgtgtataaatattgatgctcacccctaataaacttgccacacttactccgaaggcttttaagctaaggatagtgcgagcccgttgatcaacgaagtgttgtctggtctctgacagatttgtgagccccataccaactccgcacgaactcgggtgctggagaggtaaggacttgcttttttacCTAACAGTATCATCCACAGTTTCCAGTCTGCCCATCCTCATCTGTCTCCTACTAAGTAGAAAGCAGCTGTGACCTCTTGCCTCTGATCAGGCCTCCTCTCTCACCAATTCCTTTGTAGCCAGCTCCATTCTTCCTTGAACCTGAAGTGCTGGTGTTTACCCAACCTGGTTGTCTGCACTTAAAGAACCCTGTTGTAAATGGCTATGAGTCTCAAATCTGGGCCCACAggttcccacacacccctccctcctgggcCATCACTGGGTATCTATTCCTGAACTCCCGGAAAAGAGGAACTCCCAGAGGCATCACCCACGAGCACCCTGACTGGGGATGATGACCAGCCCAAGTGACTGTCCGGAACAGACTATTTTAAGCCAGAAGGAGACACAAGAATTGTCTGAATCACTTCCTGACTGGCTGCTCCACTGGACCTGACTCTTTCTTCATCCCTAAACTCTGCTTCTGGCTCTAAGCCCTGGCTTGGTTCCTGCTTCCTCattctggctctgaccactagggtACTCTGCCCAAGTCCCAGTTCTGACATCTTGCTTGGACCACACACCCCTTGGAAGGAGAGGATCTGCCAAGCATGTCCCCGCAGAGTTCCTCCTGCCTCAAGGGGTGCCAGCAGGCAGCCCACTTTCAGGCAGATAATCAAGTGATGCAGGCACAGGCTACGTAGTTGGCCACTGCAAACCAGACACTGCAGGAACAACTGCTCCAATGGGAATGCTATGCTTCCGACCCGACTTTCTGCACCAACCCCGAAGCCAGCATCCATCATTCCCCTGCCAGAGCAGTTCCATGGGGATTGCCAAAGATTTCATGAATCCATGCCACAGACTACTCCTTTAATATGGCCATGGTAAGCCTGGTTATCAACCTGACTGGAGAATCATCAAACTGGGCTTCCATTTACTCGAGGCTGAAAGTCCACTGCTGTCTTAACTCGGTGCCTTCCAGCGATTTATATCAACCATCTTTGGTGATCCCTATTGTGCCTACAGCACAGCTGCTGCCCAGAGTAAGCTCCAGCAGGAGGAAGGTATCACTTGCCTCTTTTTCAGAGTGTTTCCACTTGTTCACATCAGATACGGTCTGGAATGAGGCAGCCAGactatatagaatcatagattattagggttggaagggacctcaggagatcatctagtccaactccctgctcaaagcaggaccaatccccaaaaccctaaatggccccctcaaggactgaactcacaaccctgggtttagcaggccaatgctcaaaccactcagaCGTTAAGATCAGAAGGAACTATcttgatcatctaggctgaccttctgcacattgcaggacacataacctcacccacccactgctgTAATAGACCCCTCACCTCTGCCTGAGTTACTGACGGCCTcacatcatggtttaaagacttcaagttacagagaactcactatttacactagtttaaacctgcaagttacacatgcttcagaggaaagccaaaaaaaaccccagagtctcttccaatctgacccagggggaaattcctttctGACTCCAAATATGGCCATCACTTAGACCCTGAGCGTGAGGGCaaaacccaccagccagacacctgggaaagaattattggtagtaattcagagccctccccatctagagTCCCATCACCAGCTGCTGGAGGTacttgctgctagcagtcgcagacTGGCTATGTGCCATTGCAGGCAGCCCCATCACACCatgccctccataaacttatcaagctcagtcttgaaaccacttaggttttttgcccccactgctccccttggaaggctgttccagaacttcactcctctgatggttagaaaccttcacctaatttcaagcctaaacttgttgatggccagtttacacCCATTTGTTCTTGGATCCacattggcgcttaacttaaataactcctctccctccctgatatttatccttctgatgtatttCTAGAGAGCactcatatctcccctcagcctttgtctggtcaggctaaacaagccaagatccttgagtctcttctcataaggtaggttttccattccagcCAGTCCCCTGACATGAGGCTGGATTGGAGCCAGCATCCACTAGAGGATAAAGGCTCTGTGATGGGGCTTCATCCCCATCATATGCAAGGCTAGTGAATGTACCCAATTTGTCATGCTTTACACTCAGGGAGGTGGATAACTAACTGGCTCTTGGTCAGAGGGTGCAGAGCTAAGCTATAATAAAGTAGACTGAGGGAGCTCAATTGAGGGAGAAACAGCAGAGGAGACAGGTCTTTCTGAGAGAAGCGCTGGGTTAGGGTACACAGACAGAGAATGGGGGTAGTGGGCTACAGGGGAAGCATAGGCTCCTGCAAGGGAAGCCCCAAGATAGGGTCTTTAAGTAGAGAAGAGACGATTTCAGTAGCCCAAGAGGGCAGAACTACTATTCAATTTTGTTTGGACTTGTTCatgataccccagaaggggtctgACCTTAGGGGACTTGGGTGGAGGGTTGAGACACATAAGAGCTGGTGCCATAGGCAGGTGGGGAGTAAGAACTGCTGGAGCTAAAGATAGTGCCACTGATGCTAGGGGGTGCGCCGAAGGTCAGTGAGCTCAACCACAGGCTCTTACCCTGATGCGTTGCATCCCACCACCCTGGGCCAAGGCTGAAACCAGCACCCTAGAGGTGAAGTTGTGTCTCCCATGTAACACAGAGGTATCTCTGAGATCTGGCTGGGCCATGCCAGCTGATCCACTCTGTCCTCAGCAAGCTCTGTCAATGAAAATGCCTGCAGCAAAGAAAGCTTTATTACTGCAGCACACCATGGCTATGTTGGAGAAATGCTTTACAGACGAAAGCAGTAGATAAGCAAGGAAGATTGTCGCTGGTAATGAACATCCAGAGTGCATGTGGGCAAGGCAGTGGGATCGGCTTTGCGCTTCACAGAGATATTCCACACTCATCCTCATCACCGACACCTGTGCTCTCACCCCTGCACACAGCTCTGTGCCCTATGGGGGCAGCCCCCTGTCCCCACCGCACCCAGCTTATAAGCGAGCACACTCAGTGCTGGTGAATTGCAGGCTGGGGTTCCTCTGCCATGCTGGAGTTCAATGGATTCCTGCTGGTATCTGAGGTTTGTCTGTAGCATCCATGCTATCTAGGTGCTACACGTGGAGCCAGAGGTAAGTGAGACACTCCCCCAGAGCGTGGTGTAATGTGTATTGCATCTGGTATTCGCCCACTGTAACAGACATTACATAGCTCCCTGTCCTTGTTACAGGGATAGTCCAGCTGGTGCTGCTAGCAGCACTTCCTGCGtggaaggcaatgccccctcacCATCTCCAAGGGGGTTAGTCAATGGTAAGTCTCCCCCTCTGCTCTAGGATGACTCTGTCCTGCCAGCCTTGGGTAGGCTGTGAACACGCTCCTCTGCATCGTAGCGTGCCAGGCCGCAGCGCAGATGTGGCTCGTCCTGCTGGTACCAGAGACTCTCGCTGAACTCTGGGAAGAAGAGGGCAATTTCTCTACGGGCCGATGCCACCGAGTctgtgagaggagagagagagagagcctaaGGTGATGGTGGCACATTGCCTCAGTCGTACCCTGAGTTCTGCTCAGGGGGGTGAAGGGGACAGCCTATGCTCATGGGCCTAAATTCTACCAGTGCATCCCTGAGTCATAGGACTGGGGTGAATGGAGCCTGTCTGCTTAGATTGGAGGAACCTGCAGGGATGCAAGGACATGGGGTTTGGGCACCAGCAGAGGCAATGAGTGCACTGAGACAGTGCCCCCATCTGGCCTTCCTCCACCCCAATGACTGCCCTGGTGTTCTTACCTGAGCCATGTGTGGTGTTCCTCGTGTCAGTGAGGCCATAGGCTCCTCGGATGGAGTCTGGAGCTGTGTTTCGGGCTCGGTACACTTTGGTGGGTCCCATGAGAGACCTCCAGCGTGCAACAGCATCTTCATGGGCTAGGATATAAGCCCGCATTGGGCCACTGTGAAAACGCAGCCAGGTGGGTACAAGAAAAGACAAGATTACAGCAGGATGTGGGCATCTCAAGTGCTTTCTCGCCTCAGACACAGCAGGGTCAGAGTGGCAGGCGAAGGGGGCTGCCATGCAGCAGTCctcagggacacagagcaggCTGATTGAGAGATGACAGTAGCCAGGACCCCAGGGTTATCCCAGACTGTTAAAACACCCTGATTCCAGGGCAGTGACCTGATTTAAGGTAGCCTAGAAAGAATGGCGTTTTTTAACAGTACAGCTCGCACTCCCCCAAGGGCTATGCTGGCAGGGCAGCACTGAGGATCAGCTGGTGCCGGACTGGAATCACCAAGTTCTAGCCTTGAGGCCTAAGCATCATTCACTGTCCTACGAATGCTGCCTCTGGGACATAAGTTTCATGAATCCAGGAATGAGCTTGCCCATtgccctgtcccacccccattctccccttaccaaggcaggggagggagggtttacCAAGGTGAAGGAGCCTCCCATGGCCAAATGGCAGCAGCATTGCTAGAAGCAGCACCAGCATGAGGGGGCAATGGCATGTGTGTGACAGTGGGTgtcacccccactcactcctgaCAGCCAGAACAGCTCCCAACCCCCATGGCTGGGATTCACTGCTGAGCTAGGActgatggggaagaggaggggaggtACCTGGCCATGAACTCCACCAGCCTCTGATAGAAAAATCGCCCTGCAAGGAGAGAGACAGCATTTCACTCTAAGGGGGCATAGATGCCCAGTTCCCCCGTCATACTGATACCCTTGCTTGGCCTTGccctaccacccccccccccaccccactgccctttCCTTTGCTGCTCTTACAATAGGAACAGAGGCGTTGCCAGCCCAGGGCATGTCTAGCAAAGCAGCCTGTCTCTGACTGGGACTGATACCAGCTGCTTCAACAGCAGGGGCAGAACCCCACAGTGGACAATTCTGGGATAACCTGCCTTTGTGGGAGAGTCTCCCCAGCCCTATCGGTCAATGGCTAGCTcctccctgcagcaggagggtTTATCTTATCCTAGCAAAAGTAAGGAGGGGTTCTTGTGGCAACTTAGagcctaacacatttatttgggcataagcttttgtgcgctaaaacccacttcatcagatgcatggagtgaaaaatacagtaagaagaatatatctcaggggtcagcaacctttcagaagtggtgggccgagtcttcgtttattcactttaatttaaggtttcgcgtgccagtaatacaatttaacctttttagaaggtctctttctataagtctataatatataactaaactattgttgtatgtaaagtaaatagggtttcaaaatgtttaagaagcttcatttaaaattaaattaaaatgcagagccccctggactggtggccaggacccgggcagtgtgagtgccactgaaaatcagctcgcgtgccaccttcagcaccataggttgcctacccctgatatatatTATAGCACAGGGATCggaaacctttggcacacggctcaccagggtaagcattggcctgaagcggcgaaccgcggccagtgggagccgcgatcggccgaacctgcagaagcagcaggtaaacaaaccagcccggcctgccagggtgcttaccctggcgagccacatgccaaaggttgccgatccctgttatagcacatgaaaagatgggaggtgccttaccaagtggggtgTCACTGCTAATGAGCccattcaattaaggtggaagtggcctattctcgacagttgacaagaaggggtgaataccaagggagggaaaattacttttgtagtgctaacaaggccaatgcaatcaaggtggcccatttccagcagcagacaagaagatgtgagtatcaatagagggaaaattactttttatagtgacccatccactcccagactttattcaggcttaatttgatggtgtccagtttgcaaattatttccagttctgcagtttctcactggaggctgtttttgaagtttttttgttgaagaattgctacTTTTAAGATACCAtcaagactaacatggctaccactctgaaacttatcCTAGCAGATATAATAGAAGCCGTTTATTTGTTTGTATCCATCCATCTATGGTACATATCTGGCCCCTATTACTCCAGGAGCAGAGCACCTGGCAATTTTTAATGtactgtatttatcttcacaacatgaGGCATGTAGGGAAGTGTGATTATCTCCATGtctcagatggggaactgaggtactaAGTGACTAGTCCAAAGTCATGcaagaagtctgtagcagagaaCTATGCAGGTAAGTGTCTAATTGTGTTTTGACTCCTACTGAACTCTTGGCCTCAGTAATGCCtcgtggcagtgagttccacagattgtgtGTTGCGTAATAAATATTTCCTATGTTAAATCTTACGTGTAGTGCCTTTCGGGTTCTCTGAATGACCTGTTGCATTCAGAGAGTGTGAACAGGACTTCTTGATTTACCTGCTATCTGTCCTATGGCATCTATcctcatagtatctgagcaccttccaagaGAAATCAGTTCTGTATCCCTCTGTCATCTCCCTTTCATTCGTCTCCTCATTGAACTACACAATCTGTCTTCGAATCTCTCTCCACACAAGAGTCTTTCCAACTCTCTCCTCCTCTTTGCCTCTCTCTCAACCCCCTGTCCCTCTGCGGTGTCCCTCCTGAGAGAGGCTAACCTGCGCCCTTCCCTGTGCTCCCCACGGCCCTGCATGAGcaaagacataagaacataagaacataagaaaggccgtaccgggtcagaccaaaggtccatctagcccagtatctgtctaccgacagtggccaatgccaggtgcccctgagggagtgaacctaaaaggcaacgatcaagtgatctctctcctgccatccatctccatcctctgacgaacagaggctagggacaccattcttacccatcctggctaatagccatttatggacttagccaccatgaatttatccagtccccttttaactGGACAACCTCCCGTCCCAGGGTTCACGCCCTGAAGGGCGCAGTTAGGGTCAGTGGCAAGCTCCCTGTGATCACTACCTGAGTGCTCCTGGTAAAATCGCTGGCTATCTTCCCTTCTCCACATCAGCTCCTTGGTCCGCACGATGAGGAATTTGTTATTTAGGATGGTTTCGTGCACGGCCTGGAAAGGCAGGGCAAGGGTGAGGCACAAACACATCAGATGTTGCAGAACAAAGACTTCAGCCAAGGGACCGGGGGATCCTGACTACTGGGAGAAAGGGGTGGTCAGAGCAAGAGAGACTGCAGTGCCAAGCACAGGGGGTAGGTACAGGCTAGCTCCTGGAAACGGATACAGTGCAACTAGAATAATTCACAAGGCCTCATGCTCCACCGACCTGAATTCTGGGGTAGGGCCCCTGGTTCCTGTGGCACCTCCAGCAAGAATGGGGCAGTTCTTGCCTCATCAAACTCTTGTGCCAGCCTCTGCAGACAGAGAAACCCCAGCAAATGTCTTTCCAAAAGAGGACTAAGCTTGTGGCGCACAACTCACTATGGGCAATCCAGGGAGGGATCTGGCAGGCTCCGCAGCAGCGGAACAGGGCATAACTGGGCCCAGGGGCCATGTTCACATGGGTCAGTGTCCAATAATCCAAAGGGGGGGGTACTACTGCCTCCCGGGGGGACGGGCGAGGCCAGGGGCTACCAACGACTAAtgcgtgggggagggagggatgggccaggccggggggtaTCACCAACTAACacctcccgggggggggcgggccaGGTATGAGTGGGGGGGTACCACCAACTAACACCTcccggggggccgggcggggggggggagactccCCGGGGaatgggccgggggggggggctcccgggGAGACGGGCGAGGCCAGGGGCTACCAACGACTAAtgcgtgggggagggagggatgggccaggccgggggggtaCCACGAACTAACAcctcccggggggcggggcggcccgGGGGGGGTGGAGGCtcctggggggccgggccgggccgggcggctcCAGGGGCTTTGCCAGCGGGCGGGGCGCAGCGGCTGGAGCCGGCGGGGAGCCGCGGGGGGACCCCCCTCACCTCGAGCACCAGCGGGTGGGCCACGGCGTCCGGCTTCAGCACCGCCAGCGTGAGCTGCAGCGGCCGCGCGGAGCGCAGCACGGCCCCCATGGCGCTCGCGGCCGCGCAGCGCGTGCACGGGGCGGCGGGGACGCGCGGGGCCTCGGGCGCGTCGCCATGGTGACAGAGGATGGTGCAGTGCCTGGGGAGGGGTAGATCGGGAGGCGGGCTCGGGGCCCGGGGTCtgccctgggggggcggggtacgGCGCCCCCCTTGGTGTCCAGGCCCAACCCCTAGTATGTCGCTCAGCGGTCGGCGGCTCAGGCGCTCCGTGGACAACCTGGGCCGCGAGGTCCTTTAGGCGCGTGGGGGGCAGCCCGGGGCCTCGCGCCGCCGCGTCGCGTAGCAGCGGGGACGCGGCTGGGCCGGCCGGTGAGTGTCGGGCCGGGGCTCTGCGGAGACGGGGCCGcctggggagagtgggggggtgACAGGCGGGGTAGCCAGGAGCTGTCCCCCGGGCGGGAGGGGTGATAGGTGGGGAGCTGTTCCCGGGgtccccgggggggaggggtgatagatggggtAGCCAGGACAGGAGCTGTCCCCGGGGGGGGTGACAGGCGGGGTAGCCAGGAGCTGTCCCcgggggggtagggggaggggtgACAGGTGGGGAGCtgtccccggggggaggggggaggagctgtCCCCCGGGCGGGAGGGGTGATAGATGCGGTAGCCAGGAGCTGTCcccgggcgggaggggggaagagtgataGGTGGGGTAGCCAGGAGCTGTCCCcgggggagaggtggggagctgcccccgggggggcagggggaggggtgatcGGTGGGGAGCTGTCCCCGGGGGGGGTGACAGGCGGGGTAGCCAGGAGCTGTCCCCGGGGGGGGTGACAGGCGGGGTAGCCAGGAGCTGTCcccggggggaggagtggggagctgtccccccgggggggcagggggaggggtgatcGGTGGGGAGCTGtccccggggggggaggagtgatAGATGGGACCCCTGcgcccattcaacccccctgttatccacacccccaccctctaaccaccaccccaaactcccctgccttctatccaaaccccctgctcccttcccccttaccgcactgcctggagcacccgTGGCTGGCGGCGCAGTTGTGGCTgaagccagccacgccaccgcgcagcacagagcactgggtcaggctgcggctctgcagctgcactgcccggccgtccagagcattgtgccagcggTGTGGTGCGCTgagcctgtgggggagggggaacagcaggggagggtatgggggctagcctcctgggccaggagctcaggggccgggcaggagggtcctgcgggccatagtttgcccacctctggtttatCATAACTGCTCTTTGACGGCTAGGAAGGAGACTGTAACACTAGGAGCTTATCCTAGCTCTTTCTGAGAGGCTCAGAAAAATAAAATCTTCCCCTTGGTCCTAGGAGAGGTGGCTTCTGTGCAGCTAGGGTGGAGGCAGCATGGCTAGAGATGCACCAGGGGGAGATTCCTGTGAGGAGCTGGACCAGACAAAGTATGATGCAGATGAGAACGTGAAGATTATCTGCCTGGGGGACAGCGCTGTGGGGAAATCCAAGTAAGTAACTGGCCCTTATTGCACATGCCAGGAAGGCTACAGCAACATACAAGCTTGGCACTCCTCAACCAGTGTCTggtctctgcctctcccctgcacaaaGCAGTAGCTCTAGTTATTGTTGTTACCTACACAGTGGTTTATTAGCTGTGTCTGAGGCCAACGGAGAGGCTGAATGGGTAGGAGTGGGGTGCCTATCTGTATCAGGGATGAGGAAAAAGAAGATAATAAGATGATCAGGTAAGGACTAATGGGCCTGTGTCATTTCTTTACTTGCAGGTTAATGGAAAGGTTCCTCCTGGATGGATTGTATCCTTTGGGTTCTTTCAGACCTCACCGCTGTTTATTTTTGTTCTTGGGCCCAGGAGGGTACATGAGGGGAAAATGGTCTGTTTGAGGCCTTTTTGTTTAACCATGTTCTTCCTATCAGGGGCTCTCATTCCATCTTCACCAGAGTTCTGTTTCCTGGCTTTCACTGCCTGATCTAGACTCTCTTCATACTACGTTGATGAGCTAGCTAAATCCACACAGCACTTGGGAACTTATAACTTCTGTTCCTCCTAAGAAggtctcctgccccctccccccagtattTT
Proteins encoded:
- the NME6 gene encoding nucleoside diphosphate kinase 6 isoform X2, translated to MGAVLRSARPLQLTLAVLKPDAVAHPLVLEAVHETILNNKFLIVRTKELMWRREDSQRFYQEHSGRFFYQRLVEFMASGPMRAYILAHEDAVARWRSLMGPTKVYRARNTAPDSIRGAYGLTDTRNTTHGSDSVASARREIALFFPEFSESLWYQQDEPHLRCGLARYDAEERVHSLPKAGRTESS
- the NME6 gene encoding nucleoside diphosphate kinase 6 isoform X1 — translated: MRQELPHSCWRCHRNQGPYPRIQAVHETILNNKFLIVRTKELMWRREDSQRFYQEHSGRFFYQRLVEFMASGPMRAYILAHEDAVARWRSLMGPTKVYRARNTAPDSIRGAYGLTDTRNTTHGSDSVASARREIALFFPEFSESLWYQQDEPHLRCGLARYDAEERVHSLPKAGRTESS